A window of Leptotrichia wadei contains these coding sequences:
- the rpoB gene encoding DNA-directed RNA polymerase subunit beta, whose product MNKLIERYSFGRIVDRGEMPHFLEFQINSYEDFLQTKVPPQKRENKGFEAIFNEIFPIESSNGLLKLEYLWYEIHDNDEPLNDELECKKRGKTYSGQLKVRLKLTNKRTGEIQETLVHFGDIPLMTDKATFIINGAERVVISQLHRSPGITFNKELNIQTGKDVFIGKIIPYKGTWLEFETDKNDILNVKIDRRKKVLLPVFLKAVDFFHSNEEIMNEFFEPKEAELSEFYSKYSDTELEEILRSRLEGSFVREDILDEETGEFVAEAEEIIDMPVIQRIIDAKVEKLSIWEVKPEDRIIANALVHDSTKNSDEAVIEVFRKLRPGDLVTVDSARSLVKQMFFNPQRYDLADVGRYKVNKRLKLDVPADVIVLTKEDVLQTIEYVKNLVSGEGFTDDIDNLSNRRVRGVGELLSIQIKGGMLKMSKMVREKMTIQDITTLTPQSLLNTKPLNALILEFFGSGQLSQFMDQSNPLSELTHKRRISALGPGGLSRDRAGFEVRDVHNSHYGRICPIETPEGPNIGLIASLSTYGKVNKYGFIETPFVKINDGKADFNDIRYLAADEEEGLFIAQADTPIDKDGNFLTDEVVCRYGDEIVHIDKSKVDILDVSPKQLVSVSAGLIPFLEHDDANRALMGSNMQRQAVPLLKTEAPYVGTGLERKVAVDSGAVITSKATGTVTFVDARKIIVTDEDGKEYSHRLLNFEKSNQSMCLHQKPIIDLGDKVQKGDIIADGPSTAGGDLALGKNILLAFMPWEGYNFEDGILISERLRKDDVFTSIHIEEFDIEARTTKLGDEEITREIPNVSEEALRNLDENGIIRIGAHVTPDDILVGKVTPKGETEPPAEEKLLRAIFGEKAKDVRDTSLRLPHGVKGTVVDVLELSKENGDDLKAGVNKLIRIYIAEKRKIMVGDKMSGRHGNKGVISRVLPIEDMPHLEDGTPIDVCLNPLGVPSRMNIGQVLEVHLGLAIGDINKYIATPVFDGASEEDVKNYLEEAGYSRTGKVKLIDGRTGKPFDNPVTVGRMYMLKLHHLVEDKMHARAIGPYSLVTQQPLGGKAQFGGQRLGEMEVWALEAYGASNILQEMLTVKSDDISGRTKTYEAIVKGQEMPEADAPESFRVLIKEFQSLGLDVALYDKDGKQIELDKNVDA is encoded by the coding sequence ATGAACAAACTTATTGAAAGATATAGTTTCGGAAGAATAGTAGATAGAGGAGAGATGCCACACTTTTTAGAATTTCAAATAAATTCTTATGAAGATTTTTTGCAGACAAAAGTACCACCTCAAAAAAGAGAAAATAAAGGGTTTGAAGCGATCTTTAATGAAATTTTTCCAATTGAATCCAGTAATGGATTATTAAAGTTAGAATACTTATGGTATGAAATTCACGATAATGATGAGCCTTTAAATGATGAATTAGAATGTAAAAAAAGAGGTAAAACGTATTCTGGTCAATTAAAAGTTAGATTAAAATTAACTAATAAAAGAACAGGAGAAATTCAAGAAACATTAGTTCATTTTGGAGATATACCGCTTATGACTGATAAGGCAACATTTATTATAAATGGTGCAGAAAGAGTCGTTATTTCCCAATTACACAGATCACCAGGAATTACTTTTAACAAGGAATTGAATATTCAAACGGGAAAAGATGTGTTTATTGGGAAAATTATTCCTTATAAAGGAACATGGCTTGAATTTGAAACTGACAAGAATGATATTTTAAATGTAAAAATTGATAGAAGAAAGAAAGTTTTGTTACCTGTTTTCCTTAAAGCAGTTGATTTTTTCCACAGCAATGAAGAAATTATGAATGAGTTTTTTGAGCCAAAGGAAGCAGAATTATCAGAATTTTATTCAAAATATAGCGATACTGAACTGGAGGAAATTTTACGTTCAAGACTCGAAGGAAGTTTTGTAAGAGAAGATATTTTGGATGAAGAAACTGGAGAATTTGTTGCAGAAGCTGAAGAAATTATTGATATGCCTGTTATTCAAAGAATAATAGATGCTAAAGTAGAAAAGTTAAGTATTTGGGAAGTAAAACCTGAAGACAGGATAATTGCAAATGCTTTAGTACACGATAGTACTAAAAATAGTGATGAGGCAGTTATAGAAGTATTTAGAAAATTGCGTCCAGGGGATTTAGTAACTGTTGACAGTGCCAGATCGCTTGTTAAGCAGATGTTCTTTAATCCGCAAAGATATGATTTGGCAGATGTTGGAAGATATAAAGTTAATAAAAGATTAAAGTTAGATGTTCCAGCAGATGTGATTGTATTGACAAAGGAAGATGTTTTGCAAACTATTGAATATGTGAAAAATCTTGTAAGTGGAGAAGGATTTACAGATGATATTGACAATTTGTCAAATAGACGTGTAAGAGGTGTTGGAGAACTGCTTTCCATCCAAATAAAAGGTGGAATGCTTAAAATGTCTAAAATGGTCAGAGAAAAAATGACTATTCAAGATATTACAACATTAACTCCACAAAGTTTATTAAATACGAAACCGTTAAATGCATTAATTCTTGAATTTTTCGGAAGTGGACAGTTGTCACAATTTATGGATCAGTCAAATCCATTGTCGGAATTAACTCATAAGAGAAGAATTTCAGCGTTAGGACCTGGAGGACTTTCAAGAGACAGAGCAGGATTTGAGGTTCGGGACGTTCATAACTCGCATTATGGAAGAATTTGTCCAATAGAAACTCCAGAAGGACCAAATATCGGACTTATTGCTTCACTTTCAACTTATGGAAAAGTTAATAAATATGGATTTATTGAAACTCCGTTTGTAAAAATAAATGATGGAAAAGCTGATTTTAATGATATTAGATATTTAGCGGCTGATGAAGAAGAAGGATTATTTATCGCCCAAGCCGATACTCCAATTGACAAGGATGGAAACTTCTTGACTGATGAAGTTGTTTGCCGTTATGGAGATGAAATTGTGCATATTGATAAATCTAAAGTTGATATTCTAGACGTTTCGCCAAAACAATTAGTGTCTGTTTCAGCAGGATTAATTCCATTTTTGGAACACGATGATGCCAATCGTGCGTTAATGGGATCAAATATGCAACGTCAAGCGGTGCCTTTATTAAAAACAGAAGCACCTTATGTTGGAACTGGACTTGAAAGAAAAGTTGCCGTGGATTCAGGGGCAGTTATTACTTCAAAGGCAACTGGAACTGTAACTTTTGTAGATGCAAGAAAGATTATTGTAACTGATGAAGATGGGAAAGAATATTCTCATAGATTATTAAACTTTGAAAAATCTAACCAGTCAATGTGTTTACATCAAAAACCAATCATTGATTTGGGAGATAAAGTTCAAAAGGGAGATATTATTGCAGATGGACCATCTACTGCAGGTGGAGATTTAGCATTAGGTAAAAATATCCTGCTAGCATTTATGCCTTGGGAAGGATATAATTTTGAAGATGGAATCCTTATTTCAGAAAGACTTAGAAAAGATGATGTATTTACTTCAATCCATATTGAAGAATTTGACATTGAAGCAAGAACAACAAAATTAGGTGATGAGGAAATTACAAGGGAAATTCCTAATGTTTCTGAAGAAGCCTTGAGAAACCTTGATGAAAATGGAATTATAAGAATTGGAGCACACGTAACTCCTGATGATATTCTTGTCGGAAAAGTAACTCCTAAAGGAGAAACTGAACCGCCAGCAGAAGAAAAATTATTACGTGCAATCTTTGGGGAAAAGGCAAAAGATGTAAGAGATACATCACTTAGACTTCCACACGGAGTGAAAGGGACTGTTGTGGATGTACTTGAGTTATCTAAGGAAAATGGAGATGACTTGAAGGCTGGAGTAAACAAATTAATCAGAATTTACATCGCTGAAAAAAGGAAAATAATGGTTGGGGATAAAATGTCTGGACGTCATGGAAATAAAGGGGTAATCTCAAGAGTGTTGCCAATTGAAGATATGCCACATTTGGAAGACGGAACACCAATTGATGTCTGCCTTAATCCACTTGGGGTGCCATCTCGTATGAATATCGGGCAGGTATTAGAGGTTCACTTGGGACTTGCAATTGGAGATATTAATAAATATATTGCAACGCCAGTATTTGATGGGGCAAGTGAAGAAGATGTAAAAAATTACTTGGAAGAAGCTGGGTACAGTAGAACTGGTAAAGTAAAATTAATTGACGGAAGAACAGGAAAACCTTTTGACAATCCTGTGACAGTTGGAAGAATGTATATGTTAAAACTTCACCACTTGGTAGAAGACAAAATGCATGCCAGAGCTATTGGACCATATTCATTAGTAACACAACAGCCACTTGGAGGAAAAGCTCAGTTTGGTGGACAAAGACTTGGAGAAATGGAAGTTTGGGCATTGGAAGCCTACGGTGCGTCAAATATCCTTCAAGAAATGCTTACAGTTAAATCAGATGACATCAGCGGAAGAACAAAAACTTATGAAGCCATCGTAAAAGGACAAGAAATGCCAGAAGCAGACGCTCCGGAATCATTTAGAGTATTAATTAAAGAATTCCAGTCACTTGGACTAGATGTGGCTCTTTACGATAAAGATGGAAAACAAATTGAATTAGATAAAAATGTAGATGCTTAG
- the rplL gene encoding 50S ribosomal protein L7/L12 yields MAFNKEQFIEDLKAMSVLELKEVVEAIEETFGVSAQPVAVAGGAAAGGAAEEKTEFDVILVSAGGAKLAVIKEVRAITGLGLKEAKELVEAGGKAVKEGASKEEAEEIKGKLEAAGATVEVK; encoded by the coding sequence ATGGCATTTAATAAAGAACAATTTATAGAAGACTTAAAAGCTATGTCTGTATTAGAATTAAAAGAAGTAGTTGAAGCTATTGAAGAAACATTTGGAGTATCAGCTCAGCCAGTAGCAGTTGCAGGAGGTGCAGCAGCAGGTGGAGCAGCTGAAGAAAAAACTGAATTTGACGTAATCTTAGTATCTGCAGGTGGAGCTAAATTAGCAGTAATTAAAGAAGTAAGAGCAATTACAGGATTAGGACTTAAAGAAGCTAAAGAATTAGTTGAAGCTGGAGGAAAAGCAGTTAAAGAAGGAGCATCTAAAGAAGAAGCTGAAGAAATTAAAGGTAAATTAGAAGCGGCAGGAGCAACTGTAGAAGTTAAATAG